In one window of Aphidius gifuensis isolate YNYX2018 linkage group LG4, ASM1490517v1, whole genome shotgun sequence DNA:
- the LOC122853752 gene encoding neuronal acetylcholine receptor subunit alpha-5-like: MYPKIILILIIIINCKKILCDDTSCNDSQSKSLNLKLKKHLFCDYDPKVQPKTSVHTTTNVRVTLFPLIINLNEMSNTIDFHTWFHMAWKDEHLIWKPSDFGEIETFHTNSGDIWIPEISIFNIGAGGSNTDGDYTCHVRYNGTVSCLSVRVFTSRCQTDFTYWPYDQHNCTLHFGSWMYFANELKFEFNDNSLQMSEFIEHQEWIIEISNTTSQAEIYNTEEDAMFFVRINLQRHSARAIIVYLTPALVLMVLTLTVLWLDSSSIDRIAVACVNFICHILCIFDLHWYLPTTGAVNSPKILTFYEISITLATFTLIFTCLLRKIHEININSPNWIKSTILFINFFLKQSITSCCLMNIMLKLFFLLLLLNIVCIKANDDDDDNTCNELSSKSPNLRLKKYLFCNYDATVRPIIYHNNKTEITITPFVESAEYNDYSDSLVLTTWLRIRWIDEYLKWTPKEYDYIDTIIVYSSEIWTPELMIQNAKNGYGSEILPPTKCSLGFGGEVICVPTVDLNVKCDTDRSQWPDDKHKCTIEFGSSYQTDKEIIFSSKIIIPNDRKPVQKNWKIDGPIAKFINKTSKFNKNDKFPVFTMTYNVMRINNQIKSLFLYPTIVLTILTLSTIWLDPGSKERIILACINFLCHLLCIQDLHWKIPLTGSATPNIMMFYYSSLLLALMSLILTCIFRYIVELKKPLPNWLSTHVSSLLTSKAGQIFLLSVLDPKASAVFNDDNDDDNNELVNSSNKKTNWNYFVILLGWLSFITFSLIYIIMYTLYIRLT, translated from the exons atgtatccaaaaataatattaatattaataattataattaattgtaaaaaaatattatgtgatGATACATCTTGCAATGATTCACAAAGTAAAtcactaaatttaaaattaaaaaaacatttattttgtgaTTATGATCCAAAAGTACAGCCAAAAACAAGTGTTcatacaacaacaaatgttAGAGTTACATTATTTccattgattataaattta aatgAAATGAGCAATACCATTGATTTCCATACATGGTTTCATATGGCATGGAAAGATGAGCATTTAATATGGAAACCATCTGATTTTGGTGAAATTGAAACGTTTCATACAAACAGTGGTGATATTTGGATACcagaaatatcaatttttaatat tggTGCTGGAGGAAGTAATACCGATGGTGATTATACATGTCATGTAAGATATAACGGAACTGTATCATGTCTATCTGTTCGTGTATTTACAAGTCGTTGTCAAACTGATTTTACATATTGGCCATATGATCAACACAATTGTACACTACATTTTGGTTCATGGATGTATTTTGCAAATGAacttaaatttgaatttaatgataattca ttACAAATGAGTGAATTTATTGAACATCAAGAATGGATTATTGAAATAAGTAACACAACATCACAAGCCGAAATATATAATACTGAAGAAGATGCAATGTTTTTTGTGCGAATTAATCTGCAAAGACATTCAGCAAGAGCAATTATTGTCTATCTAACACCAGCTCTTg tTTTAATGGTCCTGACCCTGACTGTACTCTGGCTTGATTCATCTTCCATAGATCGCATCGCAGTAGcttgtgttaattttatatgtcatattctttgtatttttgatCTTCATTGGTACTTGCCAACAACTGGTGCTGTTAATTCACCAAAAAtat taacattttatgaaatttcaaTAACACTTGCAAcatttacattaatatttacatgtttattgagaaaaattcatgaaattaatattaattcaccTAACTGgattaaatcaacaatattattt ataaatttttttttaaaacagtcAATAACAAGTTGTTGTTTGATGAACAtcatgttaaaattattttttttattattattattaaacatagTTTGTATAAAagctaatgatgatgatgatgataatacgtgtaatgaattatcaagtaaatcaccaaatttaagattaaaaaaatatttattttgtaattatgatGCAACAGTAAGaccaattatttatcataataataaaacagaaaTAACAATTACGCCATTTGTTGAGAGTGCTGAATAT aacgATTATTCTGATTCACTTGTGTTGACAACTTGGCTACGAATt agatGGATtgatgagtatttaaaatggACACCAAAAGAATATGATTATATTGatacaattattgtttatagcTCTGAAATATGGACACCTGAACTTATGATTCAAAATGC aaaaaatggaTATGGCAGTGAAATACTTCCACCAACAAAATGTTCACTTGGTTTTGGTGGTGAAGTAATTTGTGTTCCAACAGttgatttaaatgttaaatgtgATACTGATCGTTCACAATGGCCAGATGATAAACATAAATGTACAATTGAATTTGGCTCATCATATCAAACagataaagaaattatattttcatcaaaaataattattccaaATGACAGAAAAccagtacaaaaaaattggaaaattgaTGGACCAattgcaaaatttattaataaaacatcaaaatttaataaaaatgataaatttccaGTATTTACAATGACTTATAATGTCATGagaattaataatcaaattaaaagtttatttcttTATCCAACAATtg tattgaCTATATTAACACTGTCAACAATATGGCTTGATCCAGGATCAAAAGAACGTATAATATTGGcttgtattaattttctttgtcattTACTTTGTATCCAAGATCTTCATTGGAAAATTCCATTAACTGGTTCAGCAACTCCAAAcataa tgatgTTTTATTACTCTTCATTGTTACTAGCTCTTATGTCACTTATTTTAACTTGTATTTTTCGTTATATTGTTGAGCTTAAAAAACCATTACCAAATTGGCTATCAACACATGTGTCATCATTGCTAACAAGTAAAGCtggacaaatatttttactaagTGTTTTAGATCCAAAAGCATCAGCAGTAttcaatgatgataatgatgatgataataatgaacttgttaattcatcaaacaaaaaaacaaattggaattattttgttattcttcTTGGCTGGTTATCGTTTATcacattttcattaatttacattatcaTGTACACACTTTACATTcgtttaacataa
- the LOC122854724 gene encoding neuralized-like protein 2 — MTEKSRKSITRFHPSHGENIILFNDNTVAYRKKSFADALTFSEKPLEPGEIFLLEIEKDERGWSGHLRLGLTQIDPKTVNKHGLPQYALPNLVRMGSSWVYAITQTANIHLNLEDLPRYGQGLRCRDKRLITDGRTVQTPRGLVPYTLLRPNTDDSSINILPTETGSRIGVMYVPQFSIPQFGIPQYSVDLAEMHFIINGEDQGVCCRDIPYKEAPLHAVVDVYGTTKQVRIVQLYGVSTLQSACRDAILLYTQRNCIDLLPLPQMLKDFLLYQS; from the exons aTGACAGAAAAATCACGTAAAAGTATAACAAGATTTCATCCAAGTCAtggtgaaaatataatattatttaatgataatacagTTGCATATCgtaaaaaaagttttgctGATGCATTGACATTTAGTGAAAAACCATTAGAGCCtggtgaaatatttttacttgaaattgaaaaagatgaAAGAGGCTGGAGTGGTCATTTAAGGTTAGGATTAACACAAATTGATCCAAAAACAGTTAATAAACATGGTTTACCACAATATGCATTACCAAATCTTGTTAGAATGGGATCAAGTTGGGTTTATGCAATAACACAAACAgcaaatatacatttaaatttagaagATTTACCAAGATATG gtCAAGGTTTACGATGTCGAGATAAAAGATTAATAACTGATGGAAGAACAGTACAAACACCAAGAGGACTTGTACCATATACTCTTTTAAGACCAAATACagatgattcatcaataaatatattaccaaCTGAAACTGGTAGTCGTATTGGTGTTATGTATGTTCCACAATTTAGTATACCACAATTTGGTATACCACAATATAGTGTTGATTTAGCTGAaatgcattttattattaatggtgAAGATCAAGGTGTTTGTTGTAGAGATATACCATACAAAGAAGCACCATTAcatgctgttgttgatgtttatGGTACAACAAAACAAGTTAGAATTGTTCAACTATATGGag tatcAACATTACAAAGTGCATGTCGAGAtgcaattttattgtatacacAAAGAAATTGTATTGACTTGTTGCCATTACCACAAATGTTGaaagattttttactttatcagtcataa
- the LOC122854672 gene encoding alpha-actinin, sarcomeric isoform X1, translating to MNDMEGYGDGYMEPEEEWEREGLLDPAWEKQQKKTFTAWCNSHLRKAGTAIESIEDDFRNGLKLMLLLEVISGETLPRPDRGKMRFHKIANVNKALDYIASKGVKLVSIGAEEIVDGNLKMTLGMIWTIILRFAIQDISVEEMTAKEGLLLWCQRKTAPYKNVNVQNFHLSFKDGLAFCALIHRHRPDLIDYNKLSKDNPLENLNTAFDVAEKYLDIPRMLDPDDLINTPKPDERAIMTYVSCYYHAFQGAQQAETAANRICKVLKVNQENERLMEEYERLASDLLEWIRRTMPWLASRQTDNSLAGCQKKLEEYRTYRRKHKPPRVEQKAKLETNFNTLQTKLRLSNRPAYMPTEGKMVSDINKAWKGLELGEKAFEEWLLSEMMRLERLEHLAQKFKHKADAHEDWTSGKEEMLTSQHFRQCKLNELKALKKKHEAFESDLAAHQDRVEQIAAIAQELNTLEYHDSASVNSRCQRICDQWDRLGTLTQRRRQALDEAERILEKIDILHLEFAKRAAPFNNWLDGTREDLVDMFIVHTMEEIQGLMDAHAAFKATLGEADKEYNSIVGLVREVESIVKQFQIPGGLENPYTTLTGLDLTKKWSDVRQLVPQRDGTLQAELRKQQNNELLRRQFAEKANAVGPWIERQLDAVTAIGMGLQGTLEDQLHRLKEYEQAVYQYKAHLEELEKIHQAVQEGMIFENRYTQYTMETLRVGWEQLLTSINRNINETENQILTRDSKGITQEQLNEFRSSFNHFDKNRTGRLAPDEFKSCLVSLGYSIGKDRQGDIDFQRILAIVDPNSSGYVQFDAFLDFMTRESTDTDTAEQVIDSFRILAGDKPYIIADELRRELPPDQAEYCIQRMPPYKGPNCPPGALDYRSFSTALYGESDL from the exons ATGAACGATATGGAGGGGTATGGTGATGGATACATGGAGCCAGAAGAAGAGTGGGAAAGAGAAGGACTACTTGATCCTGCTTgggaaaaacaacaaaaaaaa acATTCACAGCATGGTGTAATTCACATCTTAGAAAAGCTGGTACTGCTATTGAATCAATTGAAGATGATTTTAGGAATGGTCTTAAACTTATGCTTCTACTTGAAGTTATATCAGGTGAAACTCTACCAAGGCCAGATCGTGGAAAGATGCGTTTTCATAAAATAGCAAATGTTAATAAAGCACTTGATTATATTGCAAGTAAAGGTGTTAAACTTGTATCAATTGGTGCTGaag aAATTGTTGATGGAAATTTAAAGATGACATTGGGTATGATATGGACAATTATTCTTCGTTTTGCAATTCAAGATATATCAGTTGAAGAAATGACTGCTAAAGAGGGTCTTTTACTTTGGTGTCAACGTAAAACAGCAccatataaaaatgttaatgtACAAAACTTTCATCTATCATTCAAAGATGGTCTTGCTTTTTGTGCACTTATTCATCGTCATCGTCCTGATCTCATTGATTATAATAAACTTAGCAAGGATAATCCATTGGAAAATCTTAATACTGCTTTTGATGTTGCTGAAAAATATCTTGACATCCCACGGATGTTGGATCCTGatg ATTTGATCAACACTCCCAAGCCGGATGAAAGGGCCATTATGACTTACGTGTCCTGTTACTATCATGCCTTCCAGGGTGCACAACAG gctGAAACAGCAGCAAATAGAATTTGCAAAGTTCTCAAGGTTAATCAAGAAAATGAACGTTTAATGGAAGAATATGAAAGACTTGCAAGTGATTTACTTGAATGGATTAGACGTACAATGCCATGGCTTGCAAGTAGACAAACAGATAATTCACTTGCTggttgtcaaaaaaaattagaagaatATAGAACATATCGTCGTAAACATAAACCACCACGTGTTGAACAAAAAGCTAAATtggaaacaaattttaatacattacAAACAAAATTGAGATTAAGTAATCGTCCAGCATATATGCCAACTGAAGGAAAAATGGTATCAGATATTAATAAAGCATGGAAAGGTTTAGAACTTGGTGAAAAAGCATTTGAAGAATGGTTATTATCAGAAATGATGCGTCTTGAACGTCTTGAACATTTAGCACagaaatttaaacataaaGCTGATGCACATGAAGATTGGACTTCTGGTAAAGAAGAAATGTTAACATCACAACATTTTAgacaatgtaaattaaatgaattaaaagcattaaaaaaaaaacatgaagcATTTGAATCTGATCTTGCTGCTCATCAAGATCGTGTTGAACAAATTGCTGCAATTGCTCAAGAATTAAATACACTTGAGTATCATGATAGTGCATCAGTTAATTCAAGATGTCAACGTATTTGTGATCAATGGGATCGTCTTGGTACATTAACACAACGTCGTCGTCAAGCACTTGATGAAGCTGAAcgtatacttgaaaaaattgatattttacatTTGGAATTTGCTAAACGTGCTGCACCATTTAATAATTGGCTTGATGGTACACGTGAAGATCTTGTTGATATGTTTATTGTTCATACAATGGAAGAAATTCAAGGTCTTATGGATGCACATGCTGCATTTAAAGCAACACTTGGTGAAGCTGATAAAGaatataattcaattgttGGTCTTGTACGTGAAGTTGAATCAATTGTTAAACAATTTCAAATACCTGGTGGTCTTGAAAATCCATATACAACATTAACTGGTTTggatttaactaaaaaatggAGTGATGTTAGACAATTAGTACCACAACGTGATGGTACATTACAAGCTGAATTAcgtaaacaacaaaataatgaattattaagaCGACAATTTGCTGAAAAAGCTAATGCTGTTGGTCCATGGATTGAACGTCAACTTGATGCTGTAACAGCTATTGGTATGGGTCTACAAGGTACACTTGAAGATCAATTACATCGTCTTAAAGAATATGAACAAGctgtttatcaatataaagCACATCTTgaagaacttgaaaaaatacatcaagCTGTACAAGAAGGAATGATATTTGAAAATCGTTATACACAATATACAATGGAAACATTACGTGTTGGTTGGGAacaattattaacatcaattaatcgtaatattaatgaaactgaaaatcaaatattaacaCGTGATTCAAAGGGTATAACACAAGAACAACTCAATGAATTCCGTAGCAGTTTtaatcattttgataaaaatcgtACTGGTAGATTAGCACcagatgaatttaaatcatGTCTTGTATCATTGGGTTATTCAATTGGTAAAGATAGACAAGGTGATATTGATTTTCAACGTATACTTGCTATTGTTGATCCAAATAGTTCTGGTTATGTACAATTTGATGCTTTCCTTGATTTTATGACACGTGAATCAACAGATACTGATACTGCTGAACAAGTTATTGATAGTTTCCGTATTCTTGCTGGTGATAAG ccATATATTATTGCTGATGAATTGAGACGAGAATTACCACCAGATCAAGCTGAATATTGTATTCAAAGAATGCCACCATATAAAGGACCAAATTGTCCACCTGGTGCACTTGACTATCGTTCA
- the LOC122854672 gene encoding alpha-actinin, sarcomeric isoform X2 gives MNDMEGYGDGYMEPEEEWEREGLLDPAWEKQQKKTFTAWCNSHLRKAGTAIESIEDDFRNGLKLMLLLEVISGETLPRPDRGKMRFHKIANVNKALDYIASKGVKLVSIGAEEIVDGNLKMTLGMIWTIILRFAIQDISVEEMTAKEGLLLWCQRKTAPYKNVNVQNFHLSFKDGLAFCALIHRHRPDLIDYNKLSKDNPLENLNTAFDVAEKYLDIPRMLDPDDMKSTAMPDERAVMTYVSSYYHCFSGAQKAETAANRICKVLKVNQENERLMEEYERLASDLLEWIRRTMPWLASRQTDNSLAGCQKKLEEYRTYRRKHKPPRVEQKAKLETNFNTLQTKLRLSNRPAYMPTEGKMVSDINKAWKGLELGEKAFEEWLLSEMMRLERLEHLAQKFKHKADAHEDWTSGKEEMLTSQHFRQCKLNELKALKKKHEAFESDLAAHQDRVEQIAAIAQELNTLEYHDSASVNSRCQRICDQWDRLGTLTQRRRQALDEAERILEKIDILHLEFAKRAAPFNNWLDGTREDLVDMFIVHTMEEIQGLMDAHAAFKATLGEADKEYNSIVGLVREVESIVKQFQIPGGLENPYTTLTGLDLTKKWSDVRQLVPQRDGTLQAELRKQQNNELLRRQFAEKANAVGPWIERQLDAVTAIGMGLQGTLEDQLHRLKEYEQAVYQYKAHLEELEKIHQAVQEGMIFENRYTQYTMETLRVGWEQLLTSINRNINETENQILTRDSKGITQEQLNEFRSSFNHFDKNRTGRLAPDEFKSCLVSLGYSIGKDRQGDIDFQRILAIVDPNSSGYVQFDAFLDFMTRESTDTDTAEQVIDSFRILAGDKPYIIADELRRELPPDQAEYCIQRMPPYKGPNCPPGALDYRSFSTALYGESDL, from the exons ATGAACGATATGGAGGGGTATGGTGATGGATACATGGAGCCAGAAGAAGAGTGGGAAAGAGAAGGACTACTTGATCCTGCTTgggaaaaacaacaaaaaaaa acATTCACAGCATGGTGTAATTCACATCTTAGAAAAGCTGGTACTGCTATTGAATCAATTGAAGATGATTTTAGGAATGGTCTTAAACTTATGCTTCTACTTGAAGTTATATCAGGTGAAACTCTACCAAGGCCAGATCGTGGAAAGATGCGTTTTCATAAAATAGCAAATGTTAATAAAGCACTTGATTATATTGCAAGTAAAGGTGTTAAACTTGTATCAATTGGTGCTGaag aAATTGTTGATGGAAATTTAAAGATGACATTGGGTATGATATGGACAATTATTCTTCGTTTTGCAATTCAAGATATATCAGTTGAAGAAATGACTGCTAAAGAGGGTCTTTTACTTTGGTGTCAACGTAAAACAGCAccatataaaaatgttaatgtACAAAACTTTCATCTATCATTCAAAGATGGTCTTGCTTTTTGTGCACTTATTCATCGTCATCGTCCTGATCTCATTGATTATAATAAACTTAGCAAGGATAATCCATTGGAAAATCTTAATACTGCTTTTGATGTTGCTGAAAAATATCTTGACATCCCACGGATGTTGGATCCTGatg acatGAAGAGTACAGCAATGCCAGATGAAAGAGCAGTTATGACCTATGTATCATCATACTATCACTGTTTCAGTGGAGCACAAAAG gctGAAACAGCAGCAAATAGAATTTGCAAAGTTCTCAAGGTTAATCAAGAAAATGAACGTTTAATGGAAGAATATGAAAGACTTGCAAGTGATTTACTTGAATGGATTAGACGTACAATGCCATGGCTTGCAAGTAGACAAACAGATAATTCACTTGCTggttgtcaaaaaaaattagaagaatATAGAACATATCGTCGTAAACATAAACCACCACGTGTTGAACAAAAAGCTAAATtggaaacaaattttaatacattacAAACAAAATTGAGATTAAGTAATCGTCCAGCATATATGCCAACTGAAGGAAAAATGGTATCAGATATTAATAAAGCATGGAAAGGTTTAGAACTTGGTGAAAAAGCATTTGAAGAATGGTTATTATCAGAAATGATGCGTCTTGAACGTCTTGAACATTTAGCACagaaatttaaacataaaGCTGATGCACATGAAGATTGGACTTCTGGTAAAGAAGAAATGTTAACATCACAACATTTTAgacaatgtaaattaaatgaattaaaagcattaaaaaaaaaacatgaagcATTTGAATCTGATCTTGCTGCTCATCAAGATCGTGTTGAACAAATTGCTGCAATTGCTCAAGAATTAAATACACTTGAGTATCATGATAGTGCATCAGTTAATTCAAGATGTCAACGTATTTGTGATCAATGGGATCGTCTTGGTACATTAACACAACGTCGTCGTCAAGCACTTGATGAAGCTGAAcgtatacttgaaaaaattgatattttacatTTGGAATTTGCTAAACGTGCTGCACCATTTAATAATTGGCTTGATGGTACACGTGAAGATCTTGTTGATATGTTTATTGTTCATACAATGGAAGAAATTCAAGGTCTTATGGATGCACATGCTGCATTTAAAGCAACACTTGGTGAAGCTGATAAAGaatataattcaattgttGGTCTTGTACGTGAAGTTGAATCAATTGTTAAACAATTTCAAATACCTGGTGGTCTTGAAAATCCATATACAACATTAACTGGTTTggatttaactaaaaaatggAGTGATGTTAGACAATTAGTACCACAACGTGATGGTACATTACAAGCTGAATTAcgtaaacaacaaaataatgaattattaagaCGACAATTTGCTGAAAAAGCTAATGCTGTTGGTCCATGGATTGAACGTCAACTTGATGCTGTAACAGCTATTGGTATGGGTCTACAAGGTACACTTGAAGATCAATTACATCGTCTTAAAGAATATGAACAAGctgtttatcaatataaagCACATCTTgaagaacttgaaaaaatacatcaagCTGTACAAGAAGGAATGATATTTGAAAATCGTTATACACAATATACAATGGAAACATTACGTGTTGGTTGGGAacaattattaacatcaattaatcgtaatattaatgaaactgaaaatcaaatattaacaCGTGATTCAAAGGGTATAACACAAGAACAACTCAATGAATTCCGTAGCAGTTTtaatcattttgataaaaatcgtACTGGTAGATTAGCACcagatgaatttaaatcatGTCTTGTATCATTGGGTTATTCAATTGGTAAAGATAGACAAGGTGATATTGATTTTCAACGTATACTTGCTATTGTTGATCCAAATAGTTCTGGTTATGTACAATTTGATGCTTTCCTTGATTTTATGACACGTGAATCAACAGATACTGATACTGCTGAACAAGTTATTGATAGTTTCCGTATTCTTGCTGGTGATAAG ccATATATTATTGCTGATGAATTGAGACGAGAATTACCACCAGATCAAGCTGAATATTGTATTCAAAGAATGCCACCATATAAAGGACCAAATTGTCCACCTGGTGCACTTGACTATCGTTCA
- the LOC122854741 gene encoding uncharacterized protein LOC122854741, whose protein sequence is MKKAQIILLSLFIFFLNWNNVLGKNEKLSKQFQLQSKETNAPNFVRLLVMRLIFGIASSMGLGDRLSGFLGGVFVPPGADDYDDYDLFDGDDIDL, encoded by the exons atgaaaaaagctcAAATCATTCTATTaagtttgtttatattttttttaaac tggAACAATGTTTtgggaaaaaatgaaaaattatcaaaacaattTCAACTTCAAAGTAAAGAAACAAATGCACCAAATTTTGTACGACTTTTAGTTATGAGACTTATATTTGGTATTGCATCGTCAATGGGACTTGGTGATAGACTATCAGGATTTTTAGGTGGTGTATTTGTACCACCTGGAgctgatgattatgatgattatgatttatttgatgGTGATGACattgatttataa
- the LOC122854714 gene encoding minor histocompatibility antigen H13, translating into MEEGLKDVVDKINESLSKNENSTTGRIPSTPEGMAIAYASLVIMAVLPIFFGSYRSVKHHKEQQKHYEASGEKPEIMSQREAAMFPLIASVSLFGLYLFFQFFSKEYVNLLLTGYFFFLGVIAMCHLSSPIVSSLVPAAIPKTSYHIHFTEGEGDQIQDVISYKFNLHDVVCLICCSIVGAWYLVQKHWIANNLFGIAFAINAVEMLHLNNIVTGCILLGGLFVYDIFWVFGTDVMVTVAKSFEAPIKLVFPQDLLEHGFGAKNFAMLGLGDIVVPGIFIALLLRYDQSMNRKSHTYFYSTFFAYFMGLLMTMSIMQFFNHAQPALLYLVPACIGTPLLIGLIKGDIKSLFSYEDHPSGDDNKIQDSTKITATKKVAVNKND; encoded by the exons atggAAGAAGGCTTGAAAgatgttgttgataaaataaatgaaagtttatcaaaaaatgaaaattcaacaacagGTAGAATACCATCAACACCAGAAGGAATGGCAATTGCATATGCTAGTCTTGTTATCATGGCGGTTTTGCCAATATTTTTTGGTAGTTACAGATCAGTCAAGCATCACAAAGAACAGCAG aaacaTTATGAAGCCAGTGGTGAAAAACCAGAAATTATGTCTCAACGTGAAGCAGCAATGTTTCCACTTATAGCAAGTGTATCACTATTtggattgtatttattttttcaa TTTTTCTCAAAAgaatatgttaatttattattaactggaTACTTTTTCTTCCTTGGTGTTATTGCAATGTGTCATTTAAgcag tccAATTGTATCATCACTTGTACCAGCTGCAATTCCAAAAACATCATATCACATACATTTTACTGAAGGTGAAGGTGATCAAATTCAAGATGttatatcatataaatttaatcttcATGATGTTGTTTGTTTAATATGCTGTTCAATTGTTGGAGCATGGTATCTCGTTCAAAAA CACTGGATTGCAAATAATCTATTTGGAATAGCATTTGCAATAAATGCTGTTGAAATGTtacatcttaataatattgtaactGGTTGTATTCTTCTTGGtggtttatttgtttatgatattttttgggTATTTGGTACTGATGTTATGGTTACTGTTGCAAAATCATTTGAAGCACCAATTAAATTAGTATTTCCACAAGATTTACTTGAACATGGTTTTGGTGCTAAAAATTTTGCAATGCTTGGTCTTGGTGATATTGTTGTACCAGGTATATTTATTGCATTGTTATTACGTTATGATCAAAGTATGAATAGAAAATcacatacatatttttattcaacattttttgcatattttatGGGTTTATTAATGACAATGTCAATAATGCAATTCTTTAATCATGCACAACCAGCATTATTGTATTTAGTACCAGCGTGTATTGGTACACCACTTCTTATTGGTCTTATTAAAGGtgatattaaatcattattttcatatgaGGATCATCCATctggtgatgataataaaattcaagattcaacaaaaataacagcAACTAAAAAAGTTgctgttaataaaaatgattaa
- the LOC122854735 gene encoding proteasome subunit beta type-2, with protein sequence MECLIGIQFKDFVLVAADMTTAQSIMVMKTDEHKIHKISNKLVMAVSGEPGDATQFSEFISKNIQLYKMRNGYELSPKAAATFTRRKLADYLRSRTPYHVNLLMAGYDEETGPELFFIDYLASCVKAPYACHGYGGFFSLTILDRYHRADMTEAEAFDLMKKCVTEVHKRLIVNLPNFKVQKITKDGIIDMPTITAQDLAVERAANA encoded by the exons aTGGAGTGTTTAATTGGAATTCAATTTAAAGATTTTGTGCTTGTTGCTGCTGACATGACCACTGCACAATCAATAATGGTTATGAAAACCG ATGAACACAAGATacacaaaatatcaaataaacttGTTATGGCTGTATCTGGTGAGCCTGGTGATGCAACACAATTTTCTGAATttattagtaaaaatatacaactatataaaaTGAGAAATGGTTATGAATTATCACCAAAAGCAGCAGCAACATTTACAAGAAGAAAGTTGGCTGATTATTTGAGATCAAGAACACCAtatcatgttaatttattaatggcTGGATATGATGAAGAAACTGGTCcagaattatttttcattgattatttGGCATCATGTGTTAAAGCACCTTATGCTTGTCATGGATATGGTGGATTTTTTTCACTAACTATTTTGGATAGATATCATCGTGCTG aCATGACTGAAGCAGAAGCATttgatttgatgaaaaaatgtgTCACTGAAGTACACAAACGTCTTATTGTCAATCTCCCAAATTTCAAAGTTCAAAAAATCACCAAGGATGGTATCATTGACATGCCAACAATAACAGCACAAGATTTAGCTGTTGAACGTGCTGCTaatgcataa